GCGTGGGCCTCGCCCGAATAACGACGGTCGCCGATGTCTTCGCTCAGCCGAATCGCTTCTTGGTAGCTGCGCTCCGCGCCCGTAAGATCCCCCGTCCTCTGCAGTATCTCCCCCAGGTTGTTCAGCACCTCGACCACCCCACGCTCATCGGATGCCCGGCGATAGAGCGCAAGGGATCGCTGGTAGGCGTCCGCCGCCTCATCGTTGCGCTCGAGTGCTTTGTAAACGTGGCCCACGATGCTGAGTGCGTAGGCGGTTCCATCCTCGTCACCGACAGACAGACGAAGCTCGATCGCTTCGTCTTGATGGGTGAGCGCCAGCTCATAGTTTCCCAGGTGGTGGTGCGCATAGCCCAGATTAGAGAGGGTGCGGCTGACTCCCAGCTCATCGCCGACTTCGCGTTTGAGCTCGAGCGAGCGAGAGAAGAGATCCGCGGCCTCCTGATAGTCCTGGATGCCGAGATACACCAGCCCGAGATTATTGAGCGCCTGGGCCAGCAGATATTTGTCTGCCTGCTGCTCGCGGTTTTTGACTGCCCGTAAAAGGTACTCGAGAGCCAGGTGATGGTAGCCCATGAAGTAGTAATCGACCCCCACCGCGTTCAGCGCGCTGGTCGTGTTATGGAAGTCGTCGAGCGCTTCGTAGCATCGAAGCGCCATGAGGTAGTGGCGCGACGATGCGTTGCGTTTTCCCTGGGCACTCCATAAATGGCCGAGCTGCATCGAGAGCTTCGCAATCCACTCGGTATCGTCCATCTCCTGGGCCAGGGCGAGACCGCCTTCGGCATGTGCGATGGCCCGCTTCGGTTCGGACAGGCGATATCGCTCGCTCTGCTGGAATAGCGATCCGATCTCGTCCATCGACCCCGGTGCGGGTTTCGCGGTTTGGCTGACGGCGTCGGAAACGGTCGATACGAAGAGCGTGCAGGCGACAGCCAACGTACGGATTCGGAAGGTTCGAGACTCCGGAGCCAAAGGTTTCCAGATCAGGAAAAACTCAAAATCGAATTGGTGGTTTGTTGGTCTTGTTGATTCAAGGATAGGACAAGATCGCGCCTCGGGCAAAACGTATGGTCGAGAGCGGGATCCCGTGTGGGGATCGGCGGCTCGACTTGCCGACCGCTACCAGGAAATCAGCGCGATTCCTGGACCCGTACGGTTCCTTCT
This genomic stretch from Vicinamibacteria bacterium harbors:
- a CDS encoding diguanylate cyclase, which translates into the protein MAVACTLFVSTVSDAVSQTAKPAPGSMDEIGSLFQQSERYRLSEPKRAIAHAEGGLALAQEMDDTEWIAKLSMQLGHLWSAQGKRNASSRHYLMALRCYEALDDFHNTTSALNAVGVDYYFMGYHHLALEYLLRAVKNREQQADKYLLAQALNNLGLVYLGIQDYQEAADLFSRSLELKREVGDELGVSRTLSNLGYAHHHLGNYELALTHQDEAIELRLSVGDEDGTAYALSIVGHVYKALERNDEAADAYQRSLALYRRASDERGVVEVLNNLGEILQRTGDLTGAERSYQEAIRLSEDIGDRRYSGEAHARLASVLEERGEFEEALEMFKQSRIIENEIFNDQSFGQIAEMRLRYGEERRDRELDLLRRDNAIQEMELSQQRLQRNALMAGLMLVTLISGLFLVLYSQNRSTGRALAVKNTVIEQANRELQSAYEQLMAAHQRAELLARQDTLTGLANRRGFTEALEREQARAARSGKRFSVLLGDLDSFKSINDSYGHDVGDQVLTQVAARLDGRIREQDFCARWGGEEFIILLAETDIEGARVLAEQLRMHIAAKPVEYESAEIPLTMTFGVANYNGTDLEELVSRADAALLHGKSHGKNCVVVRPAENSMSHSRG